The following coding sequences lie in one Aquabacterium olei genomic window:
- a CDS encoding phage scaffolding protein: MYVARFARFALMAASMAVYMEQANGGEGGSGGGGGGASTPPASTGQAQTFSAEYVRELREENRSWREKYQTLKGENATLKEAAEKAGKDADGKVTAAEKAANDRILRSELKAHAIKAGLVDLDALKLADLSKVKLNDQGEVEGAEDLFKGLKEAKPYLFGQASTSTPATPPASTPPAATNAKTITDPGQYAASKSQFLAQFGS, from the coding sequence ATGTACGTCGCACGATTTGCACGATTCGCACTCATGGCCGCCAGCATGGCCGTCTACATGGAGCAGGCCAACGGTGGCGAGGGCGGCTCCGGTGGCGGTGGCGGTGGCGCCAGCACGCCGCCTGCCTCGACCGGCCAGGCGCAGACCTTCTCCGCTGAGTACGTCCGCGAGCTGCGCGAAGAAAACCGCAGCTGGCGCGAGAAGTACCAGACGCTGAAAGGCGAGAACGCCACCCTCAAGGAAGCCGCCGAGAAGGCCGGCAAGGATGCCGACGGCAAGGTGACCGCTGCTGAGAAGGCGGCCAACGACCGCATCCTGCGCTCCGAGCTGAAGGCCCACGCCATCAAGGCCGGCCTGGTCGACCTCGATGCGCTCAAGCTGGCAGATCTGTCCAAAGTCAAGCTGAACGACCAGGGCGAAGTGGAAGGCGCCGAAGATCTGTTCAAGGGCCTCAAGGAAGCCAAGCCCTACCTGTTCGGCCAGGCCAGCACCTCGACCCCGGCCACCCCGCCGGCCAGCACGCCGCCGGCCGCCACCAACGCGAAGACCATCACCGACCCGGGCCAGTACGCCGCGAGCAAATCGCAGTTCCTGGCGCAGTTCGGCAGCTGA
- a CDS encoding DUF4043 domain-containing protein: MAIQNMPTALQAAIQQGFLEREFQDGLTSGLGFRAIADREVVNINVGETVTKTRRGLKAPVTTPMTPSSNTGLDNGLTASSFTVEQYTLGIDQYADTIDLNVVTSQVGIANQFLANARTNGTQARQSLDRLARNALFAAYQGGNTFVRVSLGAAAATISVDDVRGFENVLVGGKFVSVSGTNTATVLVGSTTYTLTGVTRDGTNVSTTFGGISGTLTFSTNVTTANGTLGNVVYHTNAPVLLRPNGKWSGGSAFGGTTTQRALASTDVLTLSVIEDAVAQLRNNTGIMDQMFNLYLDNVSMRQLFSDADFKQLYQGQYGSTEAKRGQVFQLMGVNFIPTTEAPVQQHQVTTTLTVRRPVLVAPGALVEGDFAGMTQKASETAGINSEIQMVDGVAQVVRGPLDRLSQIVSQSWFWIGGFVAPTDATANSNIIPTAGAQYLKRAVVIEHV, from the coding sequence ATGGCTATCCAGAACATGCCCACCGCCCTGCAAGCTGCAATCCAGCAGGGTTTCCTCGAGCGCGAATTCCAAGACGGCCTGACGTCGGGCCTCGGCTTCCGCGCCATCGCTGACCGCGAAGTGGTCAACATCAACGTCGGCGAAACGGTCACCAAGACCCGCCGCGGCCTCAAGGCTCCGGTCACCACGCCGATGACGCCCAGCTCCAACACCGGGCTGGACAACGGCCTCACCGCCAGCTCGTTCACCGTGGAGCAGTACACCCTGGGCATCGACCAGTACGCTGACACCATCGACCTGAACGTGGTCACCAGCCAGGTGGGCATCGCCAACCAGTTCCTGGCCAACGCCCGCACCAACGGCACGCAGGCCCGCCAGTCGCTCGACCGCCTGGCCCGCAATGCGCTGTTCGCGGCCTACCAGGGCGGCAACACCTTCGTGCGTGTCTCGCTTGGCGCCGCTGCTGCCACCATCAGCGTGGACGACGTGCGCGGCTTCGAGAACGTGCTGGTGGGCGGCAAGTTCGTGAGCGTGTCCGGCACCAACACTGCCACGGTGCTGGTTGGCTCGACCACCTACACCCTGACCGGCGTCACCCGCGACGGCACCAACGTGTCCACCACCTTCGGCGGCATTTCGGGCACCCTGACGTTCTCCACGAACGTGACGACTGCCAACGGCACGCTGGGCAACGTGGTCTACCACACCAATGCCCCGGTGCTGCTGCGCCCCAACGGCAAGTGGTCCGGCGGCTCGGCCTTTGGCGGCACGACCACCCAGCGCGCCCTGGCCTCGACCGACGTGCTCACCCTGTCGGTGATCGAGGACGCGGTGGCCCAGCTGCGCAACAACACCGGCATCATGGATCAGATGTTCAACCTGTACCTCGACAACGTGTCGATGCGTCAGCTGTTCTCGGATGCCGATTTCAAGCAGCTGTACCAAGGTCAGTACGGCAGCACCGAAGCCAAGCGCGGCCAGGTGTTCCAGCTGATGGGCGTGAACTTCATCCCGACGACCGAGGCGCCGGTGCAGCAGCACCAAGTCACCACCACGCTGACGGTGCGCCGCCCGGTGCTGGTGGCGCCTGGCGCTCTGGTCGAAGGCGACTTCGCGGGCATGACGCAGAAGGCCAGCGAAACGGCCGGCATCAACAGCGAAATCCAGATGGTCGACGGCGTGGCGCAAGTCGTCCGCGGCCCGCTGGACCGCCTGAGCCAGATCGTTTCGCAATCGTGGTTCTGGATCGGTGGTTTCGTCGCCCCGACCGACGCGACGGCGAACAGCAACATCATCCCGACCGCTGGTGCTCAGTACCTCAAGCGCGCCGTGGTGATCGAGCACGTCTGA
- a CDS encoding phage tail protein — MPVVQQGSINTTALIVPDLYVQIVPPSVTLLNGLPTNILGIVGTAQWGPVNNPVTIGDMAGYSRQFGAIQARKYDMGTAVAAAVLQGANNFRCVRVTDGTDVAASIVVLTNCITFTSKYSGTLANGDTVTIANGTKASTYKVTVARAGYVPEVFDNISGTGNALWVNIAAAINNGQAGVRGASDLIVATAGAGTTAPSLTTYTLAGGTDGATTITGSTLVGVDTVPRKGMYALRNTFTSIAMLVDCDDSTTWSTQVSFGLAEGIYMIATGPSGDSITNAVSTKSTAGIDSYAMKLLLGDWVYFNDTVNGYVRLVSPQGFIAGRLANLSPEQSSLNKPLYGVVGTQQSYKGLVYSGAELTQLGQAGIDVITNPSPGGSYFSARFGHNTSSNAVTNGDNYTRMTNYIAYTLNSGMGLFIGRLHTPQFRLEAGATVSAFLDGMWQQGMIGSADGSVPYSVQIDSSNNPQNRVALGYAQMDVKVRYLSIVEKFIVNVEGGQSVQINRQTASLT; from the coding sequence ATGCCTGTTGTGCAACAGGGCTCGATCAACACCACCGCGCTGATCGTCCCGGATCTCTACGTCCAAATCGTCCCGCCCAGCGTCACGCTGCTCAACGGCCTGCCCACCAACATCCTGGGCATCGTCGGCACGGCGCAGTGGGGCCCGGTGAACAACCCGGTGACCATCGGCGACATGGCCGGCTACTCGCGCCAGTTCGGCGCGATCCAGGCCCGGAAATACGACATGGGCACGGCTGTCGCCGCGGCTGTCCTGCAGGGCGCGAACAACTTCCGATGCGTGCGCGTGACCGACGGCACCGACGTCGCCGCCAGCATCGTGGTGCTGACCAACTGCATCACCTTCACCTCGAAGTACAGCGGCACGCTGGCCAACGGTGACACGGTGACCATCGCCAACGGCACCAAGGCCAGCACCTACAAGGTGACGGTCGCCCGCGCAGGCTATGTGCCCGAGGTGTTCGACAACATCAGCGGCACCGGCAACGCGCTGTGGGTCAACATCGCCGCGGCCATCAACAACGGCCAGGCCGGCGTGCGTGGCGCGTCTGACCTGATCGTGGCCACCGCCGGCGCCGGCACCACCGCCCCCTCGCTGACGACCTACACGCTGGCCGGCGGCACCGATGGCGCCACCACTATCACCGGCAGCACGCTGGTGGGCGTGGACACCGTGCCGCGCAAGGGCATGTACGCGCTGCGCAACACCTTCACCAGCATTGCCATGCTGGTCGACTGCGACGACTCGACCACGTGGAGCACGCAGGTGTCTTTCGGCCTGGCCGAAGGCATCTACATGATCGCCACCGGCCCGTCCGGCGACAGCATCACCAACGCAGTGAGCACCAAGAGCACGGCCGGCATCGACAGCTATGCCATGAAACTGTTGCTTGGCGATTGGGTGTACTTCAACGACACCGTGAACGGCTACGTCCGCCTGGTGAGCCCGCAGGGTTTCATCGCCGGCCGCCTGGCCAACCTGTCGCCCGAACAGTCCAGCCTCAACAAGCCGCTGTACGGCGTCGTCGGCACCCAGCAGTCCTACAAGGGCCTGGTCTATTCCGGCGCGGAGCTGACCCAGCTCGGCCAGGCCGGCATCGACGTCATCACGAACCCGTCGCCCGGCGGCTCGTACTTCTCGGCGCGCTTTGGCCACAACACCAGTTCCAACGCGGTGACCAACGGGGACAACTACACCCGGATGACCAACTACATCGCCTACACGCTCAACAGCGGCATGGGCCTGTTCATCGGTCGACTGCACACCCCGCAGTTCCGGCTGGAGGCGGGCGCCACGGTGTCGGCCTTCCTCGATGGCATGTGGCAGCAGGGGATGATCGGCAGCGCCGACGGCAGCGTGCCGTACAGCGTGCAGATCGACAGCAGCAACAACCCGCAGAACCGTGTGGCCCTGGGCTATGCGCAGATGGACGTGAAGGTGCGCTATCTGTCCATCGTCGAAAAGTTCATCGTGAACGTCGAAGGCGGCCAGTCTGTGCAGATCAACCGTCAGACCGCTTCGCTGACCTGA